In one window of Cytophagaceae bacterium ABcell3 DNA:
- a CDS encoding RHS repeat-associated core domain-containing protein: MNRIKSSKFYTPEASTGQVNWALQANRFSTTYSYDGNGNLYHLGRHGRDNLIDNLRYEYYGEGTADAKNMLKRVTDEHDVAGNGMENDLKGSITYKYDRKGNLVAETGEHRFIDLNGDGELESHEEFVSTKLMEWDTYGKITAVYDYLENVQDNSRIRYIHYFTYDATGNRISKQEIKQENYEGAAPVIAGDGPHLENYYELIAAARGEHSPLEEVKTTYYVRDASGNVMSVYKRRIEAGEVPDTYLARFSLEEQPIYGSSRIGQHTPNKDMGEVAFTAGEFSGLSLNAMPRAARATLQNWLTASNRISEIDGQQSCACRIDRIDFGGGDVEPKGSFMGYNTNNIAVAEDYDGHLQFYTATTESYMGSENPVMLVFDRDGKLMENSYGIISSAKGKSIVMQSPERSQWYYIFTTSEQGVPYYHIVDMSAQGYGTTLGAAGRVISKNNVLDASGQYTYGRHFTFIEDRISNEGIVYAVRYRAPETADEPGLAQLVYFELRQGEMSAPVLLTGFESYDAEGAGELTLSEDGRILAYFNRKQHIAGFGYQSISIERLELEADHRTATVLSPISGTLAGTDDKGSVDFSGDGNMLYYNQHGLYIHNLTGSQSNIWVWGSSTQSALEGGAYGDVRRQGEVYIGSRDGMQLKDVLAGGITLPDGEGFGLSGYLPVQGYRIRPAGREVFTREVGRKVYELADHLGNVQVVVADMRMMTEVQTGSGTAVWEDRVAIVSSSEYYPFGMMMPGRNYNSQDYKYGFNGMEKDDELKGNGNSYDFGARIYDPRIGRWLSIDPIAGEYPFVSPYVFALNTPIQAKDPDGERVYFVIYSGGDPRYESAALTRVREIESQSDFDSSKDHVYFINLEKDSRLLKKIIHEKISHAHSNNFGLTLELSVYGHAGSDGPIMGMQHTGSDDLSLNLSRNADDKGQLTPDGWSSIKFNFDPKSSIAVFYGCNSEAFARKFLLMQKAKFSAGMSGQSGPSKSNEKHIKSWFPSEGDDIWLWDGNPIKIYKRGGNILVDYRTETENGIEELERPWRRVEGFVGEVGEVKPNVTLQKAEELDSK; the protein is encoded by the coding sequence TTGAACAGGATCAAATCCAGTAAATTCTATACCCCTGAGGCAAGCACAGGGCAGGTCAATTGGGCGCTTCAGGCCAACCGGTTCAGCACCACCTATTCTTACGATGGGAATGGAAACCTTTACCACCTGGGGCGTCATGGGAGGGACAACCTGATAGACAACCTACGGTACGAATACTATGGCGAAGGTACAGCGGATGCCAAAAACATGCTGAAACGGGTGACGGACGAGCACGATGTGGCCGGAAACGGCATGGAAAACGACCTGAAAGGCTCCATTACCTATAAATATGACCGGAAGGGCAACTTGGTGGCAGAGACAGGAGAGCACCGTTTTATTGACCTTAACGGTGATGGCGAGCTGGAAAGCCATGAAGAATTTGTGTCCACCAAATTAATGGAATGGGATACCTATGGAAAGATTACGGCTGTGTATGATTACCTGGAAAATGTGCAGGATAACAGCAGGATTAGGTATATCCACTACTTTACCTATGATGCCACAGGCAACCGGATCTCCAAACAAGAGATCAAACAAGAAAATTATGAGGGGGCTGCACCGGTTATTGCCGGCGATGGGCCGCACCTTGAAAACTATTATGAGCTTATTGCGGCTGCCCGTGGAGAACACAGCCCCTTGGAAGAGGTGAAAACCACGTACTATGTGCGGGACGCTTCTGGCAATGTGATGAGCGTGTACAAACGACGCATAGAGGCCGGAGAGGTGCCTGATACCTATCTGGCAAGGTTTTCCCTGGAAGAGCAACCGATATACGGTAGCAGCAGGATTGGGCAACATACCCCTAACAAAGACATGGGCGAGGTGGCATTTACTGCCGGTGAGTTTAGCGGCCTTAGCCTGAACGCCATGCCTAGGGCGGCACGGGCTACGCTCCAAAACTGGTTGACGGCCTCTAACCGAATCAGTGAAATAGATGGACAGCAGTCTTGCGCCTGCCGTATAGACCGGATAGACTTTGGTGGAGGCGATGTTGAACCGAAGGGCAGCTTTATGGGTTACAACACCAATAATATAGCCGTAGCGGAAGACTATGACGGCCACTTGCAGTTCTATACTGCTACCACCGAAAGTTATATGGGTAGCGAAAACCCGGTAATGCTGGTCTTTGACAGGGACGGCAAATTGATGGAGAACAGCTATGGCATAATCTCTTCGGCCAAAGGCAAGTCTATTGTCATGCAGTCTCCGGAAAGGAGCCAGTGGTACTATATCTTTACAACCAGTGAGCAAGGTGTTCCGTACTACCATATCGTGGATATGTCTGCCCAAGGCTATGGAACCACCCTTGGTGCGGCAGGAAGGGTCATCAGCAAAAATAATGTGCTTGATGCCAGTGGCCAATATACCTATGGCAGACATTTTACGTTCATTGAGGACAGGATCAGTAACGAAGGCATTGTTTACGCCGTACGCTACCGTGCACCAGAAACGGCAGACGAGCCGGGACTGGCACAGCTGGTATACTTTGAGCTGAGGCAAGGCGAAATGTCAGCACCAGTACTCTTGACTGGCTTTGAAAGTTACGATGCAGAAGGGGCGGGCGAACTTACCCTTTCTGAAGACGGTCGCATTCTTGCTTATTTCAATAGAAAACAGCATATTGCAGGCTTTGGATACCAGTCCATAAGCATAGAACGCTTAGAGCTGGAAGCCGATCACCGGACCGCCACCGTACTTAGCCCTATTAGCGGTACGTTGGCAGGAACCGACGACAAAGGTAGTGTCGACTTTAGTGGCGATGGCAACATGTTGTACTATAACCAACATGGTCTGTACATCCACAACCTTACGGGCAGCCAGTCCAATATTTGGGTATGGGGAAGCAGTACACAGTCGGCACTTGAAGGTGGAGCGTATGGTGATGTTCGTCGCCAGGGCGAAGTGTACATAGGTTCACGCGACGGCATGCAGTTGAAAGACGTGCTTGCGGGAGGCATTACACTGCCAGACGGAGAGGGTTTCGGGCTTTCGGGCTATCTGCCGGTACAAGGTTACCGGATCAGGCCTGCAGGGCGCGAGGTGTTCACCAGGGAAGTGGGCAGAAAGGTGTATGAGCTGGCAGACCACCTTGGCAACGTACAGGTGGTGGTAGCGGACATGCGGATGATGACAGAAGTGCAGACAGGATCAGGCACGGCCGTATGGGAAGACAGGGTGGCCATAGTGTCATCCAGTGAGTACTATCCATTCGGCATGATGATGCCCGGAAGGAACTATAACAGTCAGGATTATAAGTATGGCTTCAACGGCATGGAGAAGGATGATGAATTGAAAGGGAACGGGAATAGCTATGATTTTGGGGCGAGGATTTATGATCCGAGAATCGGGAGATGGTTGAGTATTGATCCGATAGCTGGAGAGTATCCTTTTGTGTCCCCTTATGTATTTGCATTAAATACTCCAATTCAAGCAAAGGATCCAGATGGAGAAAGAGTTTACTTTGTAATTTATTCTGGTGGGGATCCTAGATATGAATCGGCCGCATTAACTCGTGTAAGAGAGATTGAGTCTCAAAGTGATTTTGATTCCTCTAAAGACCATGTTTATTTCATTAATTTGGAGAAGGATAGCAGGTTACTGAAGAAGATAATTCATGAAAAAATCAGTCATGCTCATTCTAATAATTTTGGTTTAACTCTTGAATTATCTGTATATGGTCATGCAGGTTCTGATGGCCCAATAATGGGTATGCAGCACACTGGTTCTGATGATTTGTCTCTAAACTTGTCAAGAAATGCTGATGATAAAGGGCAATTAACTCCAGATGGCTGGTCTTCAATAAAATTTAACTTCGATCCTAAGAGTAGTATAGCCGTTTTCTATGGGTGTAATTCGGAAGCTTTTGCTAGGAAATTTTTGTTGATGCAAAAAGCTAAATTTTCAGCTGGAATGAGTGGCCAGTCAGGGCCTTCTAAAAGTAATGAGAAGCATATAAAAAGTTGGTTTCCTTCTGAGGGAGATGATATTTGGTTATGGGATGGAAATCCTATTAAAATTTATAAACGAGGTGGCAATATTCTTGTAGACTATCGTACAGAAACAGAGAATGGGATAGAGGAGCTAGAGCGTCCTTGGAGAAGGGTTGAAGGGTTTGTAGGTGAAGTGGGAGAAGTTAAACCGAATGTAACTTTACAGAAAGCA
- a CDS encoding type II toxin-antitoxin system RelE/ParE family toxin, with protein MALEVVWSEEAENQLDDIVEYLEENWTEKETEKLFKRLEDALKQVSEQLQRFKRSERKEGAREFQLSLHTTLFYSYNTERLEVLLLWPNKNDPANLSRLTPHP; from the coding sequence ATGGCTTTAGAAGTAGTTTGGTCAGAAGAAGCCGAAAACCAGTTAGATGATATAGTTGAATATCTGGAAGAAAACTGGACAGAAAAAGAAACAGAGAAGCTCTTTAAACGCCTGGAAGATGCCCTAAAACAAGTAAGTGAACAGCTTCAACGCTTTAAGAGATCCGAAAGGAAAGAAGGAGCAAGGGAGTTCCAGTTAAGCCTCCACACTACACTTTTTTATAGTTATAATACAGAAAGGCTCGAAGTGTTGCTGTTGTGGCCCAATAAAAACGACCCTGCTAACCTAAGCCGATTAACACCCCACCCCTGA
- a CDS encoding M1 family aminopeptidase, translating to MRALFVTALILLGVFNSFAQRFAHQSPDVPYRSEENPHYWGHKKPYPGYWQQDVHYFIKARVDDSTDIIHGEDYRLIYYNNSPNKINELYFNLHQNAFQPSSYYHGLNENNRIKVEFGKYEAQGLGTTFENLQVNGEGVEATLDNTTLQVKLNETLQPGDSLEVTMQFKTYFDTGTMRRRMKVFEEHGFKHYDGVHWYPQIAVYDHKAGWWANEQHLDKEFYNNFGAFDIELTFPHDYIVEATGVLVNEEEVMPADLREKLDLSNFKDKPLNEAPSIIIPREEGKTKTWKFHAKNVHNFAFTADPMYRIGEVNLDGVRVIALAQEPHASKWQESAIFTAMVIQVNGQDFGSYDWPKIIVADAKDGMEYPMLTLNGGTYPGHQGLLAHEVGHMWFYGMLGTNETYRAFMDEGFTQFLTVWTMDKIVGEERQRIHPSKYVTRHLDPSSNRYESLYYPYILTATEGYDEPLNTHSAAFNGAIRHGGNYGLVYYKAGVMLYNLRYVLGEQLFKEAMQHYVNQWKFAHPYPEDFRRSIMEYTQTDLNWFFDQWLETTKNIDYGIKNIRSGNGESEYEITFERKGRMQMPIDFTVTTTDGQELKYYIPNTWFEKETDATVLPKWYGWDKIQPEYTATVKLPAELETVEIDPEHYLADIDLRDNKKGNSGIRTLSFDHRVPNLNRWDEQRNYWRPDLWFNGFDGLQLGANIRGNYMTRSNYSATFWVNTTLGGSSLEDRPSANRQLFAFDLENELSLNKWWRGLSTSQEAYYNAGIWKLGIGLEKTFRSQDMKNPRYSQIFFRPGFLMNDRSYQQYLLLPNHWGRAGEFDRFINSFIDIGFFRNYKFSRGSGQVNLTVRTPSIGSDFNYGYIQLNQINSYKVSKLEFRSRIFGQWGVGEFPLESALYLAGANPEGLLENRATRARGIVPQQWAGFGTGTNNFHMGGGLNLRGYSGYLSPDVITVDGADTIVFGYVGNSGAAINLEMDFDKFISFKPGGIFRYLSMDTYLFADAGILGYNHTGSFATGRFRMDAGLGTALKIKFTPLKINPLVIRFDMPLFLNAPPAEENHFQFRYVLGISRAF from the coding sequence ATGAGAGCACTTTTTGTCACTGCTTTAATACTATTAGGTGTTTTTAATTCATTTGCTCAACGATTTGCTCACCAGTCGCCAGATGTACCTTATAGAAGTGAGGAAAATCCTCACTATTGGGGGCATAAAAAACCATATCCTGGATACTGGCAGCAAGACGTACACTATTTTATTAAAGCGAGGGTAGACGACTCAACAGATATTATCCATGGCGAAGATTACCGTTTAATTTATTACAATAATTCTCCCAATAAAATCAACGAGCTTTATTTCAACCTCCACCAAAATGCTTTTCAGCCAAGCTCTTATTACCATGGCCTCAACGAAAACAATCGGATAAAAGTAGAATTTGGCAAATATGAAGCGCAAGGCCTAGGTACTACTTTTGAGAATCTTCAGGTAAACGGAGAGGGTGTGGAAGCTACACTAGACAATACTACTTTACAAGTAAAGCTCAACGAGACATTGCAGCCAGGAGACTCATTAGAAGTCACCATGCAATTTAAAACCTACTTTGATACAGGGACCATGCGGCGTAGGATGAAAGTATTCGAAGAGCATGGTTTTAAACATTATGACGGCGTACACTGGTATCCACAAATAGCTGTTTACGATCATAAAGCTGGGTGGTGGGCAAACGAACAGCACCTAGACAAGGAATTTTATAACAACTTTGGCGCTTTTGACATAGAGCTTACTTTCCCTCATGACTATATTGTAGAAGCCACTGGAGTACTAGTGAACGAGGAAGAAGTAATGCCGGCAGATTTAAGAGAAAAATTAGACCTTTCAAATTTTAAAGACAAGCCCCTCAACGAAGCGCCATCTATTATCATTCCCAGAGAAGAAGGGAAAACAAAAACTTGGAAATTTCACGCTAAAAATGTGCACAACTTTGCCTTCACCGCCGACCCTATGTACCGTATAGGCGAGGTAAACCTGGACGGGGTTCGGGTAATTGCACTGGCACAGGAGCCCCATGCATCCAAGTGGCAGGAGTCTGCTATTTTTACGGCCATGGTAATCCAAGTAAATGGACAGGATTTTGGCAGTTATGATTGGCCTAAAATAATTGTGGCGGACGCTAAAGACGGCATGGAATACCCCATGCTTACCCTAAACGGCGGAACTTATCCGGGACACCAGGGACTACTGGCACATGAGGTAGGCCATATGTGGTTTTATGGCATGCTCGGCACCAATGAAACCTACAGGGCATTTATGGATGAAGGCTTTACCCAGTTCCTAACGGTGTGGACTATGGACAAAATTGTAGGCGAAGAACGGCAAAGAATACACCCCAGCAAATACGTCACCCGCCACTTAGATCCATCAAGCAACCGATATGAGAGCTTGTACTACCCATATATATTAACAGCCACAGAAGGTTATGACGAACCTTTGAACACCCACTCTGCAGCCTTTAACGGTGCCATAAGACATGGCGGAAACTACGGGCTGGTTTATTACAAAGCTGGCGTCATGCTTTACAACCTCCGTTATGTGTTAGGAGAGCAACTTTTTAAGGAGGCCATGCAGCATTATGTAAACCAATGGAAGTTTGCCCACCCCTACCCTGAAGATTTCAGGCGCTCCATTATGGAATATACCCAGACAGACCTGAACTGGTTTTTCGACCAATGGCTGGAAACTACAAAAAACATAGATTATGGCATAAAAAATATCCGCAGCGGCAATGGAGAATCTGAATACGAAATCACCTTTGAAAGAAAGGGGCGGATGCAAATGCCTATTGATTTTACAGTTACTACCACCGATGGACAGGAACTAAAATACTATATCCCTAACACTTGGTTTGAAAAAGAGACAGATGCAACGGTATTACCCAAATGGTACGGTTGGGACAAGATACAGCCAGAGTATACTGCAACGGTAAAGCTTCCTGCAGAGCTAGAAACTGTCGAAATAGACCCAGAACACTATTTAGCCGATATCGATCTAAGAGACAACAAAAAGGGCAACAGCGGCATACGGACGCTTAGTTTTGACCATAGAGTACCTAACCTAAACCGATGGGATGAGCAACGCAACTATTGGAGACCTGATTTGTGGTTTAATGGCTTTGATGGATTACAGTTAGGTGCAAATATCCGAGGCAATTATATGACCCGGTCCAACTATAGTGCTACATTCTGGGTAAACACCACTTTGGGGGGAAGTTCCTTAGAAGACCGTCCCAGCGCAAACAGACAACTTTTCGCTTTTGACCTAGAAAATGAATTGAGTTTAAATAAATGGTGGAGAGGGCTCAGCACCTCGCAAGAGGCTTATTACAATGCAGGAATTTGGAAGCTAGGCATTGGTTTAGAAAAAACTTTCAGAAGCCAAGATATGAAAAACCCGAGGTATTCCCAAATCTTTTTCCGCCCAGGCTTTCTGATGAACGACCGTTCCTATCAACAATACCTGTTACTACCCAACCACTGGGGGCGCGCAGGTGAATTCGACAGATTCATCAACTCTTTCATAGACATAGGCTTTTTCAGAAATTATAAATTCAGCAGAGGATCAGGTCAGGTAAATCTTACCGTAAGAACACCATCTATAGGTTCGGATTTCAATTACGGCTATATCCAATTAAATCAGATTAACTCATATAAAGTTAGCAAGCTTGAGTTCCGATCACGCATATTTGGACAGTGGGGCGTAGGTGAGTTCCCTCTTGAGTCTGCTTTATATTTGGCAGGAGCCAACCCGGAAGGGTTGTTGGAAAATAGAGCAACACGAGCAAGAGGTATTGTTCCTCAACAATGGGCTGGGTTTGGTACAGGAACTAATAACTTCCACATGGGCGGAGGGCTAAACCTGAGAGGATACAGTGGCTACTTAAGCCCCGATGTAATAACTGTAGACGGGGCAGACACCATTGTGTTTGGATACGTAGGAAATTCTGGCGCTGCCATAAACTTAGAAATGGACTTTGACAAGTTTATTTCCTTTAAACCAGGGGGGATTTTCAGATACTTAAGCATGGACACCTATCTTTTTGCCGATGCGGGCATATTGGGATATAACCATACAGGTTCTTTTGCAACAGGGCGCTTTAGAATGGATGCCGGACTAGGTACTGCTTTAAAAATCAAGTTTACCCCGCTCAAAATCAACCCTCTGGTCATAAGGTTTGACATGCCATTATTCTTAAATGCTCCGCCTGCAGAAGAAAACCACTTTCAGTTTAGGTATGTGCTAGGCATCAGTAGGGCATTTTAA
- a CDS encoding (Fe-S)-binding protein — MSRKIEVDIFIPCFIDQVYPETGFNMVKVLEALGCKVHYNPAQTCCGQPAFNAGFFEEAREVATKLTDELSLNKRYIVTPSASCAGMIRNNYEKLLEETSSLYHYRKLQKNIYEFSDFLVNILKVHKVPGAKLDAKVTYHDACSALREYGIKEAPRLLLRNVEGLQLKEMEDAETCCGFGGTFAVKYEAISSGMAEQKVENAVATGAEVIVSTDASCLMHISGFSTKKGESIKVMHLADVLASGW; from the coding sequence ATGAGTAGAAAAATAGAGGTTGATATTTTTATCCCCTGTTTCATAGATCAGGTTTACCCAGAAACAGGTTTTAACATGGTAAAAGTATTGGAAGCGCTAGGCTGTAAGGTTCACTACAACCCTGCACAAACATGCTGCGGACAACCTGCTTTCAATGCAGGTTTTTTTGAGGAGGCTAGAGAAGTAGCTACAAAACTTACCGACGAACTTTCTTTGAACAAACGCTATATCGTTACTCCTTCAGCTTCTTGTGCTGGTATGATTAGGAATAACTACGAAAAATTGCTTGAAGAAACTTCCAGTTTATACCACTACAGAAAGCTTCAAAAAAATATTTATGAGTTTAGCGATTTTTTGGTAAATATTCTCAAAGTACACAAAGTTCCTGGCGCAAAGCTAGATGCTAAAGTTACCTATCATGATGCTTGCAGCGCACTTAGGGAATATGGTATAAAAGAGGCTCCCCGGTTACTTTTGAGAAATGTTGAAGGCCTTCAACTTAAAGAAATGGAAGATGCTGAAACTTGCTGTGGTTTTGGGGGGACTTTTGCGGTTAAATATGAGGCTATTTCTTCAGGAATGGCTGAGCAAAAAGTAGAAAACGCTGTTGCCACTGGTGCAGAAGTGATTGTTTCTACAGATGCTTCCTGTCTAATGCACATCTCTGGCTTTAGCACCAAAAAAGGCGAAAGTATAAAAGTGATGCATTTAGCAGATGTTTTGGCCAGTGGTTGGTAG
- a CDS encoding hydroxymethylglutaryl-CoA lyase, which produces MGSELKIIECPRDAMQGITTFIPTEVKIAYINLLLKVGFHTIDFGSFVSPTAVPQMKDTAQVLDGLDIDTTRTLLLSIIANRRGAEDAASFDAIKYLGFPLSVSETFQQRNTNKTIGEALTLVEEIQEICIQKHKEQVVYLSMGFGNPYGDPYEKEYIVEFVGKLDKLGVKIISLSDTIGVSDKDNIHYLFESLIPAFPHIEFGAHLHAHPKDAKDKVRWAYEAGCRRFDGALKGFGGCPMAKDDLVGNIATENIISFMKGQQIDASIDQEWFDKALHKASEVFLRYK; this is translated from the coding sequence ATGGGTTCTGAATTAAAAATCATAGAGTGTCCCCGTGATGCCATGCAAGGCATTACTACATTTATCCCTACTGAGGTTAAAATAGCTTATATTAATCTTCTGTTGAAAGTGGGGTTCCATACTATTGATTTTGGAAGTTTTGTGTCGCCGACAGCAGTACCGCAAATGAAGGACACAGCCCAAGTTTTGGACGGGTTAGACATAGATACTACCAGAACCCTTTTATTAAGCATTATTGCCAATAGGAGAGGAGCGGAGGATGCCGCATCTTTTGATGCCATAAAATATCTAGGCTTTCCTCTTTCTGTCTCAGAAACTTTTCAACAAAGAAATACCAATAAGACCATAGGAGAAGCTCTGACACTTGTTGAAGAAATTCAAGAGATATGTATACAGAAGCACAAAGAGCAGGTGGTGTATCTTTCTATGGGGTTTGGTAACCCTTATGGAGACCCTTATGAAAAGGAGTATATTGTAGAATTCGTGGGAAAACTGGATAAGCTGGGGGTAAAAATTATATCTTTGTCTGATACTATAGGTGTGTCCGATAAGGATAATATTCATTATCTTTTTGAAAGTTTAATCCCTGCTTTTCCTCATATAGAGTTTGGAGCACACCTTCACGCTCACCCTAAAGATGCCAAAGATAAAGTACGGTGGGCTTATGAAGCCGGGTGCCGAAGGTTTGATGGTGCTTTGAAAGGTTTTGGTGGATGTCCTATGGCAAAGGATGATCTGGTAGGAAATATTGCAACAGAAAATATTATAAGCTTTATGAAGGGCCAGCAAATTGATGCAAGTATTGATCAAGAATGGTTTGATAAAGCTTTGCATAAAGCTTCTGAGGTTTTTTTAAGGTATAAGTAA
- a CDS encoding ATP-binding cassette domain-containing protein, whose protein sequence is MEIKTEKLGKRFGNQWIFRNLDLFFKENKSYAITGPNGSGKSTLLQVLAGIIPSSAGKIMYSQNNQPLAEEELYKHQFFVSPYQELPEEFSLTELLDYHLSFRKLIKGMERDDLINTLNLWPHRSKQISLYSSGMKQRVKLGLALFSEASLIILDEPATNLDEQNINWYRNAAIDRMGDALMLIGSNQKYEYDFCSEIINITQV, encoded by the coding sequence ATGGAGATTAAGACAGAGAAACTGGGCAAAAGGTTCGGAAACCAATGGATATTCCGTAACCTTGACCTGTTTTTTAAGGAAAATAAATCTTATGCCATAACAGGACCTAACGGCTCTGGTAAATCGACCCTTTTACAAGTGCTTGCCGGTATTATCCCCTCATCGGCAGGTAAAATAATGTATAGTCAAAACAACCAGCCGCTGGCTGAGGAAGAACTTTATAAACATCAGTTTTTTGTTTCTCCTTATCAGGAGTTGCCAGAAGAATTTAGCCTCACTGAACTATTAGATTATCACCTTTCTTTCCGTAAGCTTATTAAAGGAATGGAACGTGATGATTTGATTAATACCCTAAACCTGTGGCCACACCGTTCTAAGCAAATCAGTTTATACTCCTCTGGAATGAAACAAAGGGTTAAACTAGGCTTGGCATTGTTTTCTGAAGCGTCTCTGATCATTCTTGATGAACCTGCTACCAATCTTGATGAACAAAATATTAACTGGTATCGCAATGCTGCCATAGATCGTATGGGCGATGCGCTTATGCTTATAGGTTCCAATCAAAAGTACGAGTACGATTTTTGCTCTGAAATTATCAATATTACACAAGTTTAA
- the lpxA gene encoding acyl-ACP--UDP-N-acetylglucosamine O-acyltransferase gives MNQPLAYIHPQANIADKVVVEPFSTIHKNVEIGEGTWIGSNVTIMEGARIGKNCKIFPGAVIAAIPQDLKFKGEETTVEIGDNTTIRECVTINRGTVDKYKTVVGSNCLIMAYVHIGHDCVIGNACIIGNTVQLAGHVVIDDYAIFGGSCAVQQFTRIGSHSYIGGGSLVRKDVPPFTKAAREPLSYCGINSVGLRRRGYSNERIAEIQEIYRTIYLKGLNNTKALDLIEVNFPPTKEKDEILNFIRSSERGIMKGFNQ, from the coding sequence ATGAATCAACCTTTAGCATACATCCACCCTCAGGCAAATATTGCGGACAAAGTTGTTGTTGAACCTTTTTCTACTATTCATAAGAATGTAGAAATTGGTGAAGGTACCTGGATTGGCTCTAATGTGACCATCATGGAGGGGGCTAGAATTGGTAAAAATTGTAAGATCTTTCCTGGCGCAGTTATTGCTGCCATTCCTCAAGACCTCAAATTTAAAGGGGAGGAAACAACAGTAGAAATTGGAGACAATACCACCATTCGCGAATGTGTTACAATAAACAGGGGGACTGTAGATAAGTATAAAACTGTTGTAGGCTCCAATTGCTTGATTATGGCTTATGTACATATCGGGCATGATTGTGTTATTGGAAACGCCTGCATTATAGGTAATACTGTACAATTAGCAGGGCATGTTGTTATAGATGACTATGCTATATTTGGAGGCTCTTGTGCTGTACAACAGTTTACTCGAATTGGCTCTCATTCTTATATAGGAGGTGGTTCCCTAGTGAGAAAAGATGTACCTCCTTTTACCAAAGCTGCCAGAGAGCCTTTGAGCTATTGTGGTATTAATTCTGTAGGGTTGAGGAGAAGAGGATATAGCAATGAAAGAATTGCTGAAATACAGGAGATATACAGGACAATTTACCTAAAAGGACTTAATAATACTAAAGCGCTAGATCTTATAGAGGTGAACTTTCCTCCAACCAAAGAGAAGGATGAAATTCTGAATTTTATCCGTAGTTCTGAAAGAGGAATAATGAAGGGTTTTAATCAATAA